In the Apteryx mantelli isolate bAptMan1 chromosome 1, bAptMan1.hap1, whole genome shotgun sequence genome, one interval contains:
- the LOC106482755 gene encoding hemoglobin subunit rho, which translates to MVHWTAEEKQLIASVWSKVNVEECGAEALARLLIVYPWTQRFFDAFGNLSSPTAIIGNPKVRAHGKKVLTSFGEAVKNLENLKTTYSKLSELHCEKLHVDPENFRLLGDILIIVLAAHFTKDFTPACQATWQKLVGVVAHALAYKYR; encoded by the exons atggtGCACTGGACAGCCGAGGAGAAGCAGCTCATCGCCAGCGTCTGGAGCAAGGTCAATGTGGAGGAATGTGGTGCTGAGGCCCTGGCCAG GCTTCTGATCGTCTACCCCTGGACCCAGAGGTTCTTTGATGCCTTCGGGAACCTCTCCAGTCCCACTGCCATCATTGGCAACCCCAAGGTCCGTGCCCATGGCAAGAAGGTGCTCACCTCCTTCGGGGAAGCCGTGAAAAACCTGGAAAATCTCAAGACAACCTACTCCAAGCTGTCCGAGCTGCACTGCGAGAAGCTGCACGTGGACCCTGAGAACTTCAGG cTCCTGGGAGACATCCTCATCATTGTGCTGGCCGCACACTTCACCAAGGACTTCACCCCAGCCTGTCAGGCCACTTGGCAGAAGCTGGTTGGCGTGGTGGCCCATGCTCTGGCCTACAAATACCGTTAG